A stretch of the Luteolibacter rhizosphaerae genome encodes the following:
- a CDS encoding AURKAIP1/COX24 domain-containing protein, with protein MGSLKKRRKTKINKHKRKKRMKQNRHKKRLRYKS; from the coding sequence ATGGGCTCGCTGAAGAAACGCCGTAAGACGAAGATCAACAAGCACAAGCGCAAAAAGCGCATGAAGCAGAACCGCCACAAGAAGCGGCTCCGCTACAAGTCCTAA
- a CDS encoding VWA domain-containing protein, with protein MNATPDDSAEVDSEDIVPEPAAIRGPEGLFHRYWRKIGAGSLMVAILLHVGLLVLGAMIVYKTIQEPEKTVDFIPGKGGGGGGGGEMQKRAERMAKSTPVQSLRRVSAEGATTSVVMPDPGDSFGQMASLGSLSGGGGMGGGSGLGSGGGHGNGVGTGTGNGVGAGGFGTGTMFFNQEIKASRVAYVIDFSLSMSGKREKLMRQELERSVRQLSPLMHFQLIFFSGPVWIAGDTVDMNLGNKDAVVRHGDTEYKWEAGKTSGSWESKGKKPEAEWLTASPEAIDLAATRIQKTPLQYGTHWVSPLEMALAMTPPPDVIFFMTDGASAATTERDIDRIGSRARSRKTVINTMALMEPDAEAGMKELARRSKGRFTIIDSTGTAREVPLDK; from the coding sequence GTGAACGCGACACCCGATGACAGCGCCGAGGTGGATTCCGAGGATATTGTGCCCGAACCCGCGGCGATCCGTGGTCCGGAGGGACTGTTCCATCGTTACTGGCGGAAGATTGGAGCCGGGTCCCTCATGGTTGCCATCCTTCTCCATGTCGGCCTCTTGGTGCTCGGTGCCATGATCGTCTACAAAACGATCCAAGAGCCGGAGAAGACGGTCGACTTCATCCCGGGCAAGGGCGGGGGCGGTGGAGGCGGGGGTGAGATGCAGAAGCGCGCCGAGCGCATGGCGAAATCCACCCCGGTCCAGTCGCTCCGTCGGGTCTCGGCGGAGGGCGCGACTACTTCCGTGGTCATGCCGGATCCGGGAGACAGCTTCGGGCAGATGGCCTCGCTCGGTTCGCTAAGCGGCGGTGGCGGCATGGGCGGAGGCAGCGGATTGGGCAGCGGCGGCGGCCATGGCAATGGCGTGGGAACCGGCACCGGCAATGGTGTCGGGGCGGGCGGGTTCGGCACCGGGACCATGTTCTTCAATCAGGAGATCAAGGCGAGCAGGGTCGCTTACGTCATCGATTTCTCCCTCTCCATGTCCGGCAAGCGTGAGAAGCTGATGCGCCAGGAACTGGAGAGATCCGTGCGCCAGCTCTCCCCACTCATGCATTTCCAGCTCATCTTCTTCTCCGGCCCGGTGTGGATCGCAGGCGATACCGTCGACATGAACTTGGGCAACAAGGATGCCGTGGTGCGACATGGTGATACGGAATACAAATGGGAAGCGGGGAAGACTTCCGGAAGTTGGGAGAGCAAGGGTAAGAAACCGGAGGCCGAATGGCTGACCGCCAGTCCGGAGGCGATCGATCTCGCCGCAACCCGAATTCAGAAAACGCCCCTCCAGTATGGCACACACTGGGTCTCCCCGCTGGAGATGGCCTTGGCCATGACCCCGCCGCCGGACGTGATTTTCTTCATGACTGACGGGGCCTCCGCCGCCACCACGGAGCGGGACATCGATCGCATCGGCAGCCGCGCTCGTTCCCGGAAAACCGTGATCAACACGATGGCCCTGATGGAGCCGGACGCGGAAGCCGGCATGAAGGAGCTCGCCCGTCGCAGCAAAGGCCGCTTTACCATCATCGATTCCACAGGCACCGCGCGCGAGGTGCCCCTCGACAAGTGA